The genomic stretch CCGTCAAGATAGACTCTTGCAAGAGATGTCTCAACAAGTAGGAATTTCTATGGAATGTATAAGACGACCTCGTATTTTCTAACAgcattattattatttttgTTGCGCGCAGAACATATTGTGCTGCCCAGCTATTGTGTAAAGTTGACGACAGTCTGAAATGCCGTCTACATTTTTCACCCGAACACCTGAAGAGGACCCACGGTTCTCCTGCTAACCAACTACCCATAAGTCCAACGGATTTGACTTTGGATGTTGCTGTCTCTCAATCTCAAGTACAAACCACTATATCAAAAAGCCATGCAAACTATTATGCAAAACCATCGAAATTATTATTTCGTAATACGAACTTTTCTACAATCGCTGTTGTgcattgaaaaatattCTCATTCGAATTGTCGTTTTGGGTAAACGCAATTGAGTGACAGTCGGGAATTTTTTATAAATCCTAGTACTTGCGACGACGGTGGAGAAGTTCGTCTATCCTCTTTTTTTCTGAAACTGCGTTTGACTCTGTCTTTTGGCTCAGGCTCCCACCCATATCCCGTCAGATTAGATCAATTAATTCGCGAACCAATATACAATGATCACCCCAGGATTCGTGTGGAAAGTTATCACCATTCCGATCACCGCACTCAAGACTTTCCTCCAGTATTTTACTGTGGGAACAGTTTACCAGAGGACAAGTCATGAGTTCAAGAGTTCGCTCTGGAAGAACATCCACTTGGCCATTGAATGCCATTTGGCCGGAAATCTCCACAAGGTTGACGTCCAGACATTTGTCTATAGACCTGTTTCCGAGGTCTTCAAGCAATTTGAGAACAACCCTATGGTCGCAGGATTAAACAACTTTGGcaagaaacttgaagaaagaagttaCTGGATTGTCCAGAACGAAGCGGAAGGAccagaaaaggaagatGTAATTGTCTATTTGCATGGGGGAGGATACTTACTTAACATCTTTGAGTCCCAATTTGTAACTTTCATTGCGTTCTATTATTCCTTGCctgaagaaaccagaaagaagacttccATCTTGATTGTAGACTATTCCCTCACCTTGCACGACCACATCTATCCTACTCAACTCTGGGAAACTCTCAGAGCCTACAATGAGTTGCTTTCCAATGGATACAAGAACATCCATCTTGTCGGAGATTCAGCTGGAACCCATTTGGCACTTTCGGTGTCCAGATACATTTCGTACCCGGAAGAATCGGCCAAGCAATTTGCACTTTTTCCTCAAtttgacttcaacttctctcGTCAGCCTTTCCCGCAGCCCAAGTCATTAGTATTAATTTCACCATGGGTTGAGCCTTGTACTGCTCCGGTTGAGCCTACTAAACATGGTGTAGACACTACGGGAGACTTGGGCGCCAGAGATACTCTTATGGGAGACTACTACACGGGCGATTTGGACAGAGAAGTCAtaaacaacttcttgacattCACTAACACAAACTTTGACGAACACTGGGCAAAGGTAGACCCCATCAATAACGGTAACACCCTTGTGATCGAAggagaaagagaaatctTGAGGGATAGTGTGGAAGAGTTCTTGcaaatcatcaacaaaaatGGTAAAGTAGACTACCAAGTCGATAAGGGTGGTATCCACGCTGGTATGGTATATGTTGAAGCCCTCGACTATCTAGGAGACTCTGGTGCCAAGCGTGCTCTTGCAGGCGATTTTGAGGATAAGTTCTCCTACAACACTATCAGCAAATTTTACGCAGAGAGAATATAGCTTAGAACAATCGGCATTATGCTAAGATTTTTATGAATAGAACACTCAGATTGAGTCAATATCAGTCACCGATGTACCTTCGTGCCGTTTGTAGATATTTACGAAATGCCACACCAAATAGAAAAATATACTCCATCTTCACTAATCGCATTTTCTCGGTACAAGCTGCTGCATGTGGCCTTTAATGCAGATCGGAATTGGCAGACTCCTTGATCCGGCGCAAACATAATACGAACAACAGGAAAATATTTGCCTCTTCTTATTCGTCAATAATTGCTATCGTGTATCAAGTACGGAAAACTGTAGCCAGCTTCTGACAGCTTGTTTTCGCACATTAGTGACAATATTTGTATGAAACTCTAATATGGTTGAAATTTTCTATATAATAAATATATTGAATAAACGACCACCACCAGATCGACAACcggagaagttgaactaATTCCGGCCAGACTGTCTGGCTCTTCACAATTTTCATCTGACTTTGAGATGGAGATGATCGGTAAAACGCCCATTTGTGAAACTCGGCTATTTCCGCAGCCCGATATGGCGTTGCAGCTGGGCTGTCTAAATGTATTTATTTTGCCAATAGTAAATAAGTGCTAATTTTAGTAACGCAGTCTCCAGACAACCGACAACGCTTCGAATCAcccatttttcaatttttaaCTTCACCACTTTATCCGTCCCATTCCTTACATTGCCGATAGTCACACAAAGTGATAAGCGCCAGATGGCAATTTCTCATCGAGATGATATTATTATCAAGAAAATTACACGCCAACCCCTTACCGTACTTTTCTCAGCGGCCGATTGACTCTTAGCAGTGCCCTTGACGTCAGGAGAACCTTAGaccttcttccaagtcgtcgCAAAGtaccaattcttgaatgTCTGGAGTCTACATACTAACAATGAATAATGTACCTGAAAAAAAGTAGCCCCGCTGGTACTGCTCAAGGCACAAAATCAAGGCACAAAATTTAGATAGTGGGTTTTACGTGGTTATGCTGATAATCCCACTCTACACATGGGGTACAATCCACATCGTGGAACTCAGTTCTGCTTCTGGCTTTTTTTTGGACCGTTTTGGTTCCGGTGTTGTAAAGAAATCACTCCTTCCCGTCCCACTTTTATTATACTTGCATTACGGTGACCAAAATAAAATAGTGTGCTGTGATCTCTCCACAAACCAAGATTTCTTCTCCTACCAAACAGCTAGGCGGTCCATCGTCCTTATATGACATTTTGTTACAGTAGATTCGCTACATATTGCCTTGTAGGATTGGGCGGTCAACTGAATATAACGGTTCCTGACTGTTCCCAATAGCCAATTTCGGTGCGATAGGGGCGCTGGGCCGCAAGGCTCTTTGAATTTACTTTGCCTATTTATAGATATGTAATTGGATACATGACATTTATTTGGTGCACATAATCGACTGGTTTTGTAATTGTATGGCCATTAACCTTTTTAGCACCCGGCCCTTGTTATGCGGAGCGCAGCAATTGGTTACGTTTTATCTTAATCGTACCGAAGCACAATGATGTCAGGCTTCCTGTAGCCCATTAGCTTTCTTTATTGCGGTTAATTGGCTCTTTGAGCCCCCTCACTCTGCACCCTCCTTTTTGCACCTTATTGGTTTGTCAGCTCCGCTTGTTCTTCCGGTCATATTCCTAATGGCGGAGCTTGTAGGTTGTTATTTTGCCGCAAAATCATGACCTTTCTGGTATAaatattcaactttttcCCTGTTACAGTAAtttttgctgttgctggtttAACCAAGTAGCGAACATTTTACTAAGCACTTTTTTTGCATCCGTTACATACATTCGCTATCTACAATAAACCTGATTGATTTACAATGAGAGCTGCTGAACTCTTGTCCcttttcgcagccactTCGTTGGTATCGGCTGCGGTGATTCCCAGAGATGATGAATCTTGGAAAACGCTTACCCCTTCCGGTTCATATCTTCCAGATGCAACGACTGACTACGATGGCTCCTTTGCAATTTCCATTATTGTTCTCGAGACTCCAACTCCAGCTAAGAGAGATGTTGCCAACCAAATTGGTGATGGTCAGGTCCAAGTCCAAactactgctgctgctgtagTCAACCAAATCGGCGATGGACAAATCCAGCAACAGACTCAGACTGTTGCAGTAGTTAATCAGATCGGAGATGGTCAGATCCAACAACAGACTCAGACCGTAGCAGCTGTTAACCAGATCGGAGATGGCCAAATCCAACAACAGACCAAtactgttgctgctgttaACCAGATTGGAGATGGTCAAATCCAGCAACAAACCAATACTGTCGCTGCTGTTAATCAGATCGGAGATGGACAGGTCCAGGCTCAAACTGCTACTGTTGCTGGCCAAATTGCAGACGGACAAGTTCAGGCTACCCCTGCTGCTCAAGCAGCCGACGGACAAGTTCAATCTAATGTTGTGGTCTGTGTGGCTGCTGACTCTTTAACTGCAACCTTACAGGGCAGCATCCTTCGTGACAACAAGGGAAGAATTGGCGCCATTGTTGCTAACagacaattccaattcGACGGTCCACCACCACAGGCAGGTTCCATTTATGCAGCTGGCTGGAGTATTGTTCCAGACGGAAACGGTGGACAGCAATTGGCATTGGGTGACCAAACCACTTTCTACAGGTGCTTGTCTGGTGACTTTTACAACTTGTACGACGAAAGCATCGGAGGACAATGTTCTCCCATCGAAATTGCCATTTTGAAGGCTACCACATGTTAGTGGTCTCTTGGCTTAATTTCACTCCtcattgacttcttttGATTACGTTGCCCCCATATTTGTTTTCGGTATCCTTACTTAATTTTCTTAATAATAATTCTTGCACCCAAGTTTGAAAAGTCTGCTCTGATGTTTTTTTTCATGTACCACAGAGATCAATTCTTGCATCCACATAGTTTAACTAATTGGCAATAAACATGATGTTTCGCTTACCTAACAGCTATAGAACACGTGTAGTAATTAAAATCTTCAGGTCTTCCAAATTGTTGGGGTATATAATTCCTTTATTTTCACAATAGATATACTGTAAATCTCAGTTTGGTTAACTTTCATACAATTAATTCACCCCTGATCATTCTTTTTCACAGTACCTTATTAATAGAATTAACTATTGAATGTTCCCTTTTGAAAATTATTTCCTAAGCGACTTCTTGTATTTTACCAATAACTAAGTaaatcttcaaaaaatAGAATTAAACTTTGCATCCAGCAAATAAAATAATTGTACTTCCTATTCCTTTGGTTTTCTCTGCGAGTGGATCTCCCTGTAAAAATAATCGTAGTACtcaaaagaaacaaagtAGAGATCATTCATGTCAAAATAAACTATTCGTTCACATCCAGGACGACCTATAATGAAACCAGATCTGGAGTGATGAATTGCTAGCATTTAATTATAACAAATGTGGCACTAAAATCTCAATGAGAGAGACTTAGTTCTCACTACCATTGGAGCCATTAGAAGCAATTGTGTGACCGTTAGAGTTTCCATTAGAGTGTCCGTTAGAGTGTCCATTAGATGAGCTTTTGATGTGTCCATTTGCAACTTTCTCTTCGGCAGCTTCCTCGAAGTAAGGCTTTTCGCCTACAACAGTAATTCTGAAATGGTGACGAGGTCCGGTCTCGTGTTGTAAGAaatcagcaacagcagtaTGTATAGAGATTCTATTATCCCAGGCAATAATAGTTCCCGAATTGGTTCCTCTATGACTTGCTCTCACTTGAATTTCA from Scheffersomyces stipitis CBS 6054 chromosome 2, complete sequence encodes the following:
- the ACD3 gene encoding Arylacetamide deacetylase; this encodes MITPGFVWKVITIPITALKTFLQYFTVGTVYQRTSHEFKSSLWKNIHLAIECHLAGNLHKVDVQTFVYRPVSEVFKQFENNPMVAGLNNFGKKLEERSYWIVQNEAEGPEKEDVIVYLHGGGYLLNIFESQFVTFIAFYYSLPEETRKKTSILIVDYSLTLHDHIYPTQLWETLRAYNELLSNGYKNIHLVGDSAGTHLALSVSRYISYPEESAKQFALFPQFDFNFSRQPFPQPKSLVLISPWVEPCTAPVEPTKHGVDTTGDLGARDTLMGDYYTGDLDREVINNFLTFTNTNFDEHWAKVDPINNGNTLVIEGEREILRDSVEEFLQIINKNGKVDYQVDKGGIHAGMVYVEALDYLGDSGAKRALAGDFEDKFSYNTISKFYAERI
- a CDS encoding tandem internal repeat-containing protein, which produces MRAAELLSLFAATSLVSAAVIPRDDESWKTLTPSGSYLPDATTDYDGSFAISIIVLETPTPAKRDVANQIGDGQVQVQTTAAAVVNQIGDGQIQQQTQTVAVVNQIGDGQIQQQTQTVAAVNQIGDGQIQQQTNTIGDGQVQAQTATVAGQIADGQVQATPAAQAADGQVQSNVVVCVAADSLTATLQGSILRDNKGRIGAIVANRQFQFDGPPPQAGSIYAAGWSIVPDGNGGQQLALGDQTTFYRCLSGDFYNLYDESIGGQCSPIEIAILKATTC